A stretch of Heptranchias perlo isolate sHepPer1 chromosome 1, sHepPer1.hap1, whole genome shotgun sequence DNA encodes these proteins:
- the LOC137322553 gene encoding protease-associated domain-containing protein 1-like → MWPLVCGCWPALVLLQQALLTAGLGVNEYLYFQVLSPGDIRYIFQTNLAKDFGGIFHTRYEQIYLVPADPPHACSDLNNGAFIQDQIALVERGDCSFLSKARVIQEHGGRAVIISDNMYDNDSSHIEMVQDGTARESEIPALFLLGKDGYMIRRSLELHGLPWAVISIPVNVSGIPTFQLKQPPWTLW, encoded by the exons ATGTGGCCGCTTGTGTGCGGCTGCTGGCCGGCTCTTGTCCTGCTCCAGCAGGCGCTGCTAACCGCAG GTCTGGGAGTCAATGAGTATTTATATTTCCAAGTTCTGAGCCCTGGAGACATTCGGTACATCTTTCAGACAAACCTGGCCAAAGACTTTGGTGGTATTTTT CACACGAGATACGAGCAGATTTATCTGGTTCCAGCGGATCCACCCCACGCCTGCAGTGACTTAAACAATGGGGCCTTCATTCAGGATCAGATCGCCTTGGTGGAGCGAGG GGACTGCTCCTTCTTGTCCAAAGCCCGCGTTATTCAGGAGCACGGCGGCAGGGCAGTGATAATCTCGGACAACATGTACGACAACGACAGCTCGCACATCGAGATGGTGCAGGACGGCACGGCCAGGGAGAGCGAGATCCCAGCTCTGTTCCTCCTCGGCAAGGACGG GTACATGATCAGGCGGTCGCTGGAACTACACGGGCTCCCCTGGGCTGTGATCTCGATACCAGTGAACGTGAGTGGGATTCCAACCTTCCAACTCAAACAGCCACCCTGGACCCTCTGGTAA